Sequence from the Aspergillus nidulans FGSC A4 chromosome III genome:
ATCAATAAAGTGATTGAGAGAAAGGATTTGAATGACCGCCGTTAGAATCTGATTCTAGTGACCAGCAGCTCATATGCCAAGAGAAAATTTTGGCGGGGTGTTAGTTCCTGGGGCATCAACTCGGAGAGTGGGGCATTTTAAAGTATCAATAGGTACGGATTTGACCTGCGGAGTAAAAAAGCGGTCATCGAAGTCCACAAATATAAGACCGTGCCGACAACAAAATCAATTTTCCGTGGGGAAATGGGGAGGTAACAACCTGTATTGTTAGACGAGCTGCCATTTTTTAGTTAAGACTGGGGTGCATACTCGAGGAGCTCAAAAGTTTGATATTTCTGCAAGTAGTTTACACCCTTCCTGTACCCCTTGAGTATGCGAGCAGGTTCAGAAGTCTTTAGATTAGCCCCCATGGCATGCTTGATCACAGAGGGCGTTTTGAAACTCGGATCGAATACCAGGATATTAGCGTTTCCTTGCTCGCGAACTTCGATTCCAACAATAGTCATAGAATGCCCTGTATCTTGTATTAGTCGTTGCGATTCCGACACGAAGAAAGGCCACGGACcatgatgttgaagataAATAGGTGGCAAATCTGTCAAGATCACTTTCTCAGTCTTGTTCTCCAAGGGGCCTGCACCTCGAAAATAAGCAGCAACGTGCGATAGTAGAGAGCTATGCGCGGGCATATCCTTCGTATGCCCAATACTCCGTGCTTCACATCTGTCGGTGTCAGTACTTGTGGGTATTGCGGCCTTCGATCTAGAACTTACTGAATCCCAAGGCTAAGAAACAGAGCCTGGGCCTATTCATGATCAGCACTCAGAACCGCTAAATGATAGCTCAATGACTTCACCTCGCAGGTGCCAATATATTTCCTAGTCCCCTTGATACCCCCGGTTTCAGTTCTCCCGACAGTATTGTATCCCATGTCCCATGCACGCTCTATCGAATCCTGAAGTTGCAGGATCGTGGGCAACGCGCCAGGGAAATGGTGGCACCCTGGACCACGAGACCCTTGGATATATGACACCAGCATTTGAATGTTTCTATATCCACAAAACCCCCCCCCATTTGGCATGTCGGAAATATGGTGCACATGGGCACTGCAAAGAAATGCACGCTGAATAGACTTGTCTTGTCCGCATAGCTGAGCAAGTACCGGTATAACGTTAGGTGTCTCATTTTCGAGAGCCACAAGCCTTGTGAGTCTGCCAGCAGGTGCAATCCTGATTATTTTACTTGTTGCGTTGCCCTTATCTAGCATCCGGAAAAGCCACGAAGGCATTTTCTTCTCATGAGCGTATGGTCCCAGCTCTGCGCGCTGTCATACTATTAGTATCAGCACATGCCATGACTAGTGGAAGAGAAAATTGCCACGCACGCCGAGTttttttatgtattttttgGGCGAATTCTTTGCCTTCATCCGTTGTTCGACTTGGTCATCATTTTGAGAGGAGAGAAGCCCCTCTGAGTTGTTTCTCGCGTTCTCCTTCCGTGACTGAGatagagatgaggatgagttTCCAGAAGCAGTAAACTCTTTTGGATTCAAGAGGCCGCTAACGTTGCCCAGACAGCTTATGGATCCATGGCTACTTCCGAATCCAGAGCAAGCCGGTAGCCGAACCTCTAGATTAGCATTTGACTTAGTCCGAGATGACTGTTTTGAGGCCGTCTGCAGTTCAATTTCGGGGTGGCAATACTGTACGTGCTGTGTGACAAAATTGCTGTCTGGGTCAAAGAAGGGACAAAAGGGACATGTTGGATTATCTGCACTTTGCACATTCATATTTCAGCAGCGTGCAAGCACCAGAGCTCATCCAAAGCTTGTACTATTATGGTGACGGTATGTCAAGCCCGGCAAAGGTTAGGGTAAAATAAAGGAATAGGTGTTGCTTAAGGAGTGTGTCCTTGGCAGTTGTTGCCCCCTGAGCAATACACTATGTGCAgaagttgaaggagtagTATGGAGCCGTGATACGATTAATGCAGGACGCAATGGGAAAATCGGGTGTGCCTCCGCTATTTGCATTTTAATTCGAGCCTCACCACGGACCGGGCTGAAAGAATGAACACTGGCCATGGACACTAATGTTTACTGTTACTGATATTGTGCTGATCTGCAGCTGTCGTTGAAACCTCCGCCATATCTCTCTATCTGCCATGCTAAGGCGAAGTCTTATCGCTATCGAATGACTTTGGCTTTTCAAGCGAAACTCACACACCTGGAAGGCTCCAGACTTGCTGTTCGAAATCCAAGCCTGAGTACGCTTATAAGAATTTCGGCCAATTAAAAGCAGTAAAGCCTCCGACATCGTTGCCGTGGGgctccagaaccagacaCTTTACTCAAGTTCCTTATTAATAATAATACGCAATTCACGTATGAAAATCGAAGATTACCATTCCCCACATGCAAGGCGGAAAAAGCAAGACGAAAAATTATGCCCTCCGCTTTCGCAACCCCGCTGGGCTACATAAAAAGATACCGTTGCCGGACAGTCATATAATCATACTTGCTCCAAATCGGCATACTGCTTTGATATAGCATTCCCAAAATGAACGGGCAACTGCAGTCCAACCCAGATATATTGTCTACCCTAAAAGACATACCGTCAGCCTCCCATAACGGCAATTGGGTCGTACAGAAATTTGGGGGCACGAGCGTTGGCAAGTTCGCTCACAATATCATTGATCAGGTTGTCCTGTAAGTCTTTGGACCGACACCCGTAGTTTGAAGCCTTGCTAACTGTACTTCATCAGTCCAAGTCTATCACACAACAAGGTTGCTGTGGTTTGCTCTGCGAGGAGCAGTTCTACGAAAGCTGAAGGCACCACGAATCGGTGAGTCACCCCGCTGCAGCGCGACTCATGGAGAGTTGCAGTAAATTATCAAACAAAATTTGGCCTTACAACTATGAACAGCTTACTCCGAGCCGCACGCGATGCAGAGAATTCTCAGTCCAAACAATATCTTTCATTTGTCGAGGCCGTCCGGTTGGAACatgtcgacgtcgtcgagAGCCAGATCAATTCTGCTGAACTCAGGACGCAGCTTACCTCAGCGATCAACGCCGAATGCGAACGGGTCCTCAAGGTCCTGGAAGCTGCTCAGACTCTTGGCGAAATCAGTGCGCGTTGTGTGGATAAAGTGATAAGCACCGGAGAGAAGTTGAGTTGCCGCCTGATGGCCGCATTCTTACAGGATCGAGGAGTCGACTCGGAGTACGTCGACCTGTCTGAAATCGTTGATTTTCACATTTCAGGTCAAGGCCTTGACCAAGAGTTTTATGACAATCTTGCGGCTGCTCTTGGTCGCAAGGTACATGCCTGCGAAAATAAAGTTCCAGTCATCACGGGATATTTTGGAACGATACCGGGAGGCCTTCTCGATCAGATCGGGCGTGGATACACTGATCTTTGTGCTGCTCTGGTCGCCGTTGGCGTACAGGCTGGGGAACTTCAAGTATGGAAAGAGGTTGATGGGATTTTCACTGCGGACCCCCGGAAAGTGCCAACCGCCCGTCTTCTACCAGCGATAACACCCGCTGAAGCCGCGGAGTTGACTTTTTATGGCTCGGAGGTGATCCATCCCTTCACAATGGAACAAGTTATCCGTGCCAAAATACCCATCCGGATAAAAAATGTTATGAATCCGAAAGGCGACGGAACCGTGATATTCCCAGATTCCACCTATGAGTTGGAAAGGACGACGCCCGGCCACGATCCGAGACTATTCCGTACAAGGAGCCctagccttcttcaacgccctAAGCGCCCAACCGCTGTTACCATCAAGcacaacatcctcgtcattAATGTTCATTCCAACAAGCGGTCTCTCTCTCATGGATTCTTCGCAGGAATATTCTCGGTTCTCGACCGTTGGAAGCTGTCGATTGATCTGATATCGACCAGCGAAGTCCACGTGTCAATGGCTCTTCACTCAGAAAGGCCGCTTCTGAATGGTGTTGGGAGGGATGAATATCAAATCATCGACGAAGATTTGAAGGGAGCTTTGAGTGATTTACAGAGATATGGTACCGTCGATATAATTCCTGGGATGGCTATTCTTAGCCTTGTCGGAAAGCAAATGAAGAACATGGTTGGAGTGGCTGGGCGCATGTTCTCTACTCTGGGAGAGAACAATGTCAATATTGAGATGATTTCTCAAGGTAACAGTTATTattcttggtcttggatAATGCGAAACTAACTAAGTTCATCTTAGGTGCAAGCGAAATCAATATTTCATGTGTCATTGAAGAACGAGATGCGGACCGTGCACTCAACATAATACACACAAGTTTATTTACGTTCCTAGATTAGAGGAGTGCCGGGGGATATTTATCCCCTGGCCTGCTTTCATCAGTTTTTTTGTGCAGTTCAGCGAAAGCCCTTCATATTATAGGATATCCCCCTACATTTTCTTTTGGCCTTGAGAATCCTCTTAACTTTGACATTGTTACGAGCATGTTATGGATGTGAATGGTGCTTTATGGGCCGGGTTGTTCTTGATGTCTGCATGGCGGCGTTATCGATCATTTTTTGCCAACTGATGATTCAGCTTGGCCCCTTTTGGATAGATTTCTTTGTTTACAGGTGGGTGAACCTGTTTTGTAGAATAGTTAGATATGTTCTGCTGTTTTGGCTCATGCTACGTCATTGCATTGTCTATTGGACAAGAATTTGGTGACATATTTGACAAATTGGCCAGCCTTCATTAATGTGAAGTGTAATCTTCACGCATATTTGCCTCCTTGAAAGGGCTGGAGGGTTGTTGGGTACCGTACAAGAAATCACGCTGACCAATATCGTCCTCTGTGGCTTGAGTCTGGTCCTTGTGCTTAATATTGCGATAGTAGCGTGGATTTGACTGGAGTAGGTCCCTTGATTTTATTGAGGGGCCGTAGATTACTCCTTGCGCCCGTAGGAGGTGGCTACCCATTATTGTATTGTCTTTGAAGGGGTTGGTCCCTTGGTAGGGGTTGGACGATCTGGCATGATCTGTGTCTTGACTGTTTGAATCGTTGAATGGAACTACAGGGTACGGTGCCCACAGATCTGCCGATCGGGTTACCCTAGCAGATCATCGGGCGGCAAGGAGACGAGACGTGATTCGCTACTCTTGTCTTAGTAAAAAAAGTGGGAAGCTGAGAGACGCGACGCGTCCGTTATCAACAAGTTAGGCACACCTCAGGCATACCCTCATCCTTCCCTTCCATCACCGTTTCAAAATAAATCGTTTTATTATCCAGAGTGTGCACCACCCCACTTGGGCTGCGCAATCTTCATTCGATCCAAAGTCGACCGCGTTCCAGATTACCCTTTCACCTTCATTCCATTTCATCGTCCCTCTGCGCGCATCCGCGACTAATTCACTACTGTATTGCCGCCTCACCGTCCAGTAACTGAACCCCCTCCTCGCGACCTCCAAGCACTGTCTGTGTATTGAATGCTATCTGGCCATCACCATACTGTGATCTTCCCTTGCAACTTACACAGTGTGTATAACGCAACCGTCTGACACCCTACATCAACTGTTGGACGAGCGATAGCGGAGTTAGAATCGCTCCGTCTCAACCCGCAGCGCGTCAATCGGTCATCGAAGTCAGCCCAAGCCGGTCTCAGGCTGGCAGGTTAAATATGAGCCCCAAACAGCCCGCAAAGCGGGTTTTGGGAGCGCATTCATCACAGGATAGGACGACAACCATCAAGCCACAACCCCGATTAGAGCCATCGCCATTGCCTCTCCAGTCGACTGAAAATCCCCCTTCCCATCATAAATACGTCCTTAACCCGACTTCTACTTCCCCCAACAGAGTGTCGCCCACGAAATTTAGTCGGGAGTCGCGAACATCGGGCTGTGCTCAAGCGAGGTTGGGATATGTTCCAATCactgctcctgctcctcctacATTTACAACCGACTCCCCCATAAAAAAGATACCACTCGAGACTTATTCCCACCCTACCCCGTCGTCTGCTCCGATGCCGCAGTCTGCCTTATTCACGACATTCTCCAGTGTTAGGAATGTCAAGCATACAACAACAGGAGACCTAGACGTGGACGTGCCCTCAGCAGATACTTTCGCTGATTTTCCCGAGCCATCTCAGCTAGCCAAGCATTCTTTCAAACGATCACTCCTGGATGCGGCACCATTAAAAGAGCGGACAAAGAAGCCCAAGGGGGAAGAGGTCACCACCGTGCAACTGCCAGAGCCCCACGAATTGCCGCCgatcgaagatgatggcacAAAACCGCCATACAGCTATGCAACGCTTATTGGAATGTCTATACT
This genomic interval carries:
- a CDS encoding uncharacterized protein (transcript_id=CADANIAT00006190), producing MNRPRLCFLALGFRHSMTIVGIEVREQGNANILVFDPSFKTPSVIKHAMGANLKTSEPARILKGYRKGVNYLQKYQTFELLEYAPQS
- a CDS encoding aspartate kinase (transcript_id=CADANIAT00006191), coding for MNGQLQSNPDILSTLKDIPSASHNGNWVVQKFGGTSVGKFAHNIIDQVVLPSLSHNKVAVVCSARSSSTKAEGTTNRLLRAARDAENSQSKQYLSFVEAVRLEHVDVVESQINSAELRTQLTSAINAECERVLKVLEAAQTLGEISARCVDKVISTGEKLSCRLMAAFLQDRGVDSEYVDLSEIVDFHISGQGLDQEFYDNLAAALGRKVHACENKVPVITGYFGTIPGGLLDQIGRGYTDLCAALVAVGVQAGELQVWKEVDGIFTADPRKVPTARLLPAITPAEAAELTFYGSEVIHPFTMEQVIRAKIPIRIKNVMNPKGDGTVIFPDSTYELERTTPGHDPRLFRTRSPSLLQRPKRPTAVTIKHNILVINVHSNKRSLSHGFFAGIFSVLDRWKLSIDLISTSEVHVSMALHSERPLLNGVGRDEYQIIDEDLKGALSDLQRYGTVDIIPGMAILSLVGKQMKNMVGVAGRMFSTLGENNVNIEMISQGASEINISCVIEERDADRALNIIHTSLFTFLD